In a genomic window of Pontibacter liquoris:
- a CDS encoding alpha-L-fucosidase, whose protein sequence is MMKKHCLLLIVVAFAASHFSCSGDKRISSSAAVSAPAPVLPVPTAAQLAWHEMETNAFIHFTTNTFTNKEWGYGDESPAVFNPTQLNAEQWVTTLKDAGFKGLILTCKHHDGFCLWPSKYTAHTIANSPYKNGKGDIVKEVSEACKLHGLKFGVYLSPWDRNRADYGTPAYIAYYRNQLKEIFSTYGPAFEMWFDGANGGDGYYGGAKESRKIDGSSYYDWPTTLKLVNQFQPQPQVLFFSDAGPDIRWVGNEKGLAGSINWSTINNDTLYAGKAGIEQLLSTGSADGDKWIPAEVDVSIRPGWFYHPQEDSLVKTPEQLFQIYLTSVGRGSTLLLNVPPDRRGLIHEKDVAALKGWRQLLDEAFKTNLAAHAKVSASTYRGHVKTYAGANVTDDDKETYWATDDGVTTGSLVIDMGKNQPVKYIALQEYIKLGQRVKSFTVEARQGNNWKPLAQESTIGYKRIIKLDQPVATDQIRINITASKACPLISSVAVY, encoded by the coding sequence ATGATGAAGAAACACTGCCTGCTACTCATTGTGGTGGCTTTTGCCGCCAGCCATTTTTCCTGTTCCGGAGATAAGCGTATAAGCTCTTCGGCTGCTGTTTCTGCACCCGCACCCGTATTGCCGGTGCCCACGGCAGCGCAACTGGCCTGGCACGAGATGGAAACCAATGCCTTCATTCATTTTACGACCAACACCTTTACAAATAAAGAGTGGGGCTATGGCGATGAAAGCCCCGCTGTTTTTAACCCAACCCAGCTAAACGCCGAACAATGGGTAACCACCCTCAAAGATGCCGGTTTTAAAGGGCTTATACTTACCTGTAAGCACCACGATGGCTTCTGCTTATGGCCCAGTAAGTATACGGCGCATACAATAGCAAACAGTCCTTACAAAAATGGCAAGGGTGATATTGTAAAGGAAGTATCGGAGGCCTGTAAGCTGCATGGCCTAAAGTTCGGGGTATACCTCTCGCCCTGGGATAGGAACAGGGCCGACTACGGCACACCTGCTTACATCGCTTACTACCGCAATCAGCTAAAGGAGATTTTCTCTACTTACGGGCCCGCCTTCGAAATGTGGTTCGACGGGGCTAATGGGGGCGATGGGTATTATGGCGGGGCAAAAGAAAGCCGCAAAATCGACGGCTCCTCGTATTATGACTGGCCTACCACTCTAAAACTAGTGAACCAGTTCCAGCCGCAGCCCCAGGTACTTTTTTTCAGCGATGCCGGTCCCGATATTCGCTGGGTTGGCAACGAAAAGGGGCTGGCCGGCAGTATAAACTGGAGTACAATCAACAACGACACCCTTTATGCCGGTAAAGCGGGCATTGAGCAGTTGCTGAGCACGGGCAGTGCTGACGGTGATAAATGGATTCCGGCCGAAGTGGATGTTTCTATCCGGCCAGGCTGGTTTTATCATCCGCAGGAGGATTCGCTGGTGAAAACACCGGAGCAGCTTTTTCAGATTTATCTTACTTCTGTGGGGCGTGGTTCCACGCTGCTGCTCAACGTACCACCCGACAGGCGTGGCCTCATACACGAAAAGGATGTAGCAGCCCTGAAAGGGTGGCGGCAGCTGCTGGATGAAGCATTTAAAACCAATTTGGCGGCTCATGCAAAAGTGAGTGCCAGTACTTACCGGGGGCATGTAAAAACATATGCAGGTGCCAACGTGACAGACGACGACAAGGAAACCTACTGGGCTACAGATGATGGTGTGACAACGGGCAGCCTGGTTATAGACATGGGCAAGAATCAGCCTGTAAAGTATATTGCGCTGCAGGAATACATCAAGCTGGGGCAGCGGGTGAAATCGTTTACGGTAGAGGCCCGGCAGGGCAACAACTGGAAGCCACTAGCCCAGGAGTCCACGATCGGGTATAAACGCATCATCAAACTGGACCAACCGGTGGCAACAGACCAGATAAGAATCAACATTACGGCATCCAAAGCGTGTCCGCTTATTTCCAGCGTGGCTGTTTACTAA